The following proteins are co-located in the Acidobacteriota bacterium genome:
- a CDS encoding single-stranded DNA-binding protein — MGTINKVLLIGRLGKDPEERTTAGGTCVSSFSLATDGYRGNNAEKTAEWHRVVVFGKVAGLCNQYLKKGRLVCVEGSLQTRCWEKGPGEKHYFTDVVASRVTFLGSPGSDSAPRPPEEASDAPN, encoded by the coding sequence ATGGGAACCATCAACAAAGTCCTGCTCATCGGAAGGCTGGGGAAAGACCCGGAAGAACGGACCACGGCGGGGGGCACCTGCGTGTCCAGCTTCAGCCTGGCCACCGACGGCTACCGGGGCAACAACGCCGAGAAGACGGCCGAGTGGCACCGGGTGGTGGTGTTCGGCAAGGTCGCGGGGCTCTGCAACCAGTACCTCAAGAAGGGACGCCTGGTCTGCGTGGAGGGCTCGCTTCAGACCCGCTGCTGGGAAAAGGGTCCGGGGGAGAAGCATTATTTCACCGACGTCGTCGCCTCCCGCGTGACGTTTCTCGGGTCCCCCGGTTCCGACTCCGCGCCCCGCCCGCCGGAGGAGGCTTCGGACGCCCCGAACTGA